The Flavobacterium jumunjinense genome includes a region encoding these proteins:
- a CDS encoding serine hydrolase domain-containing protein, with the protein MEDYTKAWEGQFNTSKVLNFTVEIETITSEKSIFRISNDHIIINEAFSTEKKVIDIFIDENLSFIGEFNSDKTTINGFIKSGYFFYHVDLIKKNTNTYTGNWNAFIVDELKSKAFYLSIENGAKENYEAYPIFGDNRFTGTWCANFKKNETIISFTDFKTGFNFKGQLGESKIALDIYLTDKLVTQIKLTPSKEEWKIGAFKTNTITKIPESLNDGWKIATSKNINTNLLREMEDAINSNSLENTHSVLIAQKGKLIYEHYFSGYTSTIPHDMRSASKSISSAMVGIAIDKKMIVDENEKLFNFLPEKYKTTTDTLKKQISIHSLLTMSSGLDAIDFGIESDSYATEDNYQQQQDITKYILEAPMLYKPNLHSNYGSANPYLLGVIVDSVVSEPLELFMDKTLFQKLNISNYIIQSDGHGAPYFGGGMYLTPRDMLKFGQLYLSEGKWKNERIVSKEWVKKSFKNYHVLENTQDKNGYGYLWWHKTYTINGQIINSIEARGAGGQYIFVIPKFKSVVVITSSNFKNGKFQQPEKILEDYILPSLLN; encoded by the coding sequence ATGGAAGATTACACAAAAGCTTGGGAAGGACAATTTAATACTTCAAAAGTACTAAATTTCACTGTTGAAATTGAAACCATTACATCTGAAAAGTCAATTTTTAGAATTTCAAATGACCACATAATTATCAATGAAGCCTTTTCAACTGAAAAAAAAGTAATTGATATCTTCATAGATGAAAACCTCTCTTTTATAGGTGAGTTTAACAGTGATAAAACTACTATAAATGGCTTTATAAAGTCGGGTTACTTCTTTTACCATGTCGATCTAATTAAGAAAAACACAAACACATATACTGGCAATTGGAATGCTTTTATTGTTGATGAATTGAAATCTAAAGCTTTCTATTTGAGTATTGAAAATGGAGCTAAAGAAAATTATGAAGCCTATCCTATATTTGGCGACAATCGATTTACGGGAACTTGGTGTGCAAATTTCAAAAAGAATGAAACTATTATTTCTTTTACCGATTTTAAAACAGGATTTAATTTTAAAGGACAACTAGGAGAATCAAAAATCGCATTAGACATTTATTTAACTGATAAATTGGTGACTCAAATAAAGTTAACTCCATCTAAAGAAGAATGGAAAATTGGAGCGTTTAAAACCAATACAATAACTAAAATACCTGAGTCTTTAAATGACGGTTGGAAAATTGCGACTTCAAAGAATATAAATACCAATTTACTCCGTGAAATGGAAGATGCCATAAATTCTAATTCACTTGAAAATACACATAGTGTTCTTATCGCTCAAAAAGGCAAATTAATATATGAGCATTACTTTTCAGGATATACAAGCACTATTCCTCACGATATGCGTTCTGCTTCAAAAAGTATTTCATCGGCTATGGTTGGAATTGCAATAGATAAGAAAATGATTGTTGACGAAAATGAAAAACTCTTTAATTTTTTACCCGAAAAATATAAAACAACTACAGATACGCTTAAAAAACAAATCTCAATTCACAGCTTGCTAACAATGAGCTCTGGATTAGATGCTATTGATTTTGGTATAGAAAGCGATTCGTATGCAACGGAAGACAACTACCAACAACAGCAAGACATTACAAAGTATATTTTAGAAGCTCCAATGCTCTACAAACCGAATTTACATTCCAATTATGGCTCTGCAAATCCTTATTTATTAGGTGTCATTGTAGATTCAGTTGTTTCAGAACCGTTGGAATTATTTATGGACAAAACCTTGTTTCAAAAATTAAATATATCGAATTATATCATTCAATCTGATGGACACGGTGCACCCTATTTTGGAGGAGGTATGTATTTAACACCACGAGATATGCTTAAATTTGGGCAACTATACCTTTCTGAAGGAAAATGGAAAAATGAAAGAATAGTATCTAAAGAATGGGTGAAAAAGTCATTCAAAAACTATCATGTTTTAGAAAATACTCAAGATAAAAATGGTTATGGTTATTTGTGGTGGCATAAAACATATACAATAAATGGTCAAATAATTAATAGCATCGAAGCAAGAGGTGCTGGTGGACAATATATTTTTGTTATTCCAAAATTCAAATCTGTTGTAGTAATTACTTCTTCAAATTTTAAAAATGGGAAATTTCAACAACCTGAAAAAATACTGGAAGATTATATATTACCTTCTTTATTAAATTAA
- a CDS encoding alpha/beta hydrolase-fold protein codes for MLTLIPKNNMTKVHFIIIFLFTINQIISQNLNDGKGFGNSIILKSDILQEERDIQIFLPANYEQNSKKYPVLYVLDAQRYFLNGIAFQQNLTWQEVAPEFIVIGINTNPIKRRNLFYEESSKFIQFLEDELIPEINKRYRTLNQRIYFGWEMAAGLGVEIFARKPYLFKGFLLSSPTHISGERLEIVSKMLKNSTQHDLKLYTALGTVENWATESMFSLDSIFQMHPVKNIQWEYNLSDKENHYTTPLTTINEGLKLFFSDYGPIRFYSINEFLDFGGIEKLKEHYQDRGEKYQISEEIHSDTKHYLLLQAHKENNFKIFEELVREIEGENFIKNYYRQARWFDRYSQFYLENNRLEDALEILDLGLDKFPNASVLHFGKGNYYKTIGKIKDAKKWYKIAIQIARKNNEPELEEYITELQK; via the coding sequence ATGTTAACACTAATTCCGAAAAACAATATGACAAAAGTACATTTCATAATAATTTTCCTTTTTACAATAAACCAAATTATCTCTCAAAATTTAAACGATGGAAAGGGATTTGGTAATTCAATAATTCTAAAATCCGATATTTTACAGGAAGAGCGAGACATTCAAATTTTCTTACCAGCTAATTACGAGCAAAATTCTAAAAAATATCCAGTTCTGTATGTACTAGATGCCCAACGTTATTTTTTAAATGGAATTGCATTTCAACAAAACCTCACCTGGCAGGAAGTTGCCCCAGAATTCATTGTTATTGGAATTAATACCAACCCTATAAAAAGACGTAATTTATTTTACGAGGAATCTTCTAAGTTTATCCAATTCTTAGAAGATGAGCTGATTCCTGAAATAAATAAAAGATACAGAACACTCAATCAACGAATTTATTTTGGATGGGAAATGGCAGCGGGCTTAGGTGTTGAGATATTTGCAAGAAAACCCTACCTTTTTAAAGGTTTTCTTTTATCAAGTCCTACGCATATCTCTGGAGAACGCTTAGAGATAGTAAGCAAAATGTTGAAAAATAGCACTCAACATGATTTAAAACTATACACAGCATTAGGAACTGTTGAAAATTGGGCAACAGAATCTATGTTTTCTTTAGATTCTATTTTTCAAATGCATCCAGTAAAAAACATACAATGGGAATACAATCTTTCTGATAAAGAGAATCATTACACAACTCCGTTAACTACCATAAATGAAGGGTTGAAACTATTTTTTAGTGACTATGGACCAATCCGATTTTATTCAATTAACGAGTTCTTAGATTTTGGTGGTATAGAGAAACTTAAAGAACATTATCAAGATAGAGGGGAAAAATATCAAATCTCAGAAGAGATTCACTCTGACACAAAACACTATCTTTTGCTACAAGCACATAAAGAAAATAATTTTAAGATTTTCGAAGAGTTAGTTCGGGAAATCGAAGGTGAAAATTTTATTAAGAATTACTACAGACAAGCTAGATGGTTCGACAGATATTCTCAGTTTTATCTTGAAAATAATAGATTAGAAGATGCTCTTGAAATTTTAGATTTAGGACTCGATAAGTTTCCTAATGCTTCAGTTCTACATTTTGGAAAAGGAAATTATTATAAGACGATTGGAAAAATTAAAGATGCAAAGAAATGGTATAAAATAGCTATTCAAATTGCAAGAAAGAATAATGAACCTGAATTAGAAGAGTATATTACTGAACTACAAAAATAA
- a CDS encoding helix-turn-helix domain-containing protein, which produces MNKLKRGEFFGAHYQKLNFEDFTITDTEYTHNKVDWHFHENPYFTYLLQGKLYEANKKEEYYLESGSLLFHNWQDAHHNIKPKDYTRGFHIEFNSDWFLKHDIASMDFEGSLNLKNPVIKSLMNKVFLETKINDNQSQLSIELLMIAIFNKMKTHESIVNTKTPEWVKKTQEILLETDVNYTLEMLSKELNIHSVHLSREFHRYFGTTFGQYVRQLKLNKAITLIASNQLSMTEICYKCGFYDQSHFISSFKQIYKISPSSFNKNFKNVKNIQL; this is translated from the coding sequence ATGAACAAACTTAAAAGAGGTGAATTTTTCGGAGCACATTATCAAAAACTAAATTTTGAGGACTTCACAATAACCGATACTGAATATACACATAATAAAGTCGATTGGCATTTTCATGAAAACCCTTATTTCACCTACCTCTTACAAGGAAAACTCTATGAAGCCAATAAAAAAGAAGAATACTATTTAGAATCGGGTAGTTTACTGTTTCATAATTGGCAAGATGCTCATCACAACATAAAACCCAAAGATTATACAAGAGGATTTCATATTGAATTTAATTCGGATTGGTTTCTAAAACACGATATAGCTTCAATGGATTTTGAAGGAAGTCTTAATTTAAAGAACCCAGTTATTAAAAGCTTAATGAATAAAGTCTTTTTAGAAACAAAGATCAACGACAATCAAAGTCAACTAAGTATAGAACTATTAATGATTGCGATTTTTAATAAAATGAAAACGCATGAATCAATTGTAAATACTAAAACTCCAGAATGGGTTAAAAAAACGCAAGAAATTCTTCTAGAAACTGATGTTAATTATACTCTTGAAATGCTAAGCAAAGAGTTAAACATTCATTCCGTTCATCTTTCAAGAGAATTTCATCGCTATTTTGGAACAACATTTGGACAATATGTAAGACAACTAAAACTAAATAAGGCAATAACATTAATTGCATCGAACCAACTTTCCATGACAGAGATTTGCTATAAATGTGGTTTTTATGACCAAAGCCATTTTATATCCTCCTTTAAACAGATTTATAAAATTTCACCTTCTAGTTTCAATAAAAACTTTAAGAATGTTAAAAATATACAATTATAG
- a CDS encoding DUF1801 domain-containing protein codes for MNQEVNKYLNSLKKWKEELTKLREIILESGLNEEFKWMHPCYTDNGKNIVLIHEFKDYCAILFHKGALLKDSENILIQQTENVQSARQIRFTDLPEIFELEPIIKQYINEAIGIEKSGINVIKKKTSDFEIPKELEQIFEENPDFEIAFTNLTAGRKRGYLLHFNNTKQSKTKISRIEKNMERIKDGYGLNDCTCGLSKRKPNCDGSHKQLETEKNYD; via the coding sequence ATGAACCAAGAAGTAAATAAATATCTGAATAGCCTCAAAAAATGGAAAGAGGAATTAACAAAACTTCGTGAAATTATTCTTGAATCTGGACTAAATGAAGAATTTAAGTGGATGCATCCTTGCTATACCGATAATGGAAAAAACATTGTTCTAATCCACGAATTTAAAGATTACTGTGCAATTCTATTTCATAAAGGAGCTTTACTAAAAGACTCTGAAAATATTTTAATACAGCAAACAGAAAACGTACAATCTGCAAGACAAATACGATTTACCGACTTACCAGAAATTTTTGAACTTGAACCGATAATTAAACAATATATAAACGAAGCAATTGGAATTGAAAAATCAGGAATAAATGTAATAAAGAAAAAAACTTCCGATTTCGAAATTCCTAAAGAATTAGAGCAGATATTTGAGGAAAATCCCGATTTTGAAATAGCATTTACAAATTTAACCGCAGGAAGAAAGAGAGGTTATCTTTTACATTTTAACAACACAAAACAGTCTAAAACTAAAATATCCCGAATTGAAAAAAATATGGAGCGAATTAAAGATGGATATGGTTTAAATGATTGTACTTGCGGATTATCGAAACGAAAACCAAATTGCGATGGTTCACATAAACAATTAGAAACTGAAAAAAATTACGATTAA
- a CDS encoding TPM domain-containing protein — translation MRTPKILLVLILIFFSCKTAKVETKTEKSKAEINLLEFPKQIGFVNDFEKFFSEEENKFLEDLLVYYEKNSNKKIVIITIGSIPENTRFDKYAIRISNNWNVGKNNNGNGLTVVLSKSLKKIRISTSEKAKELYLSDELCEKVIYETMIPQFKNGKHYDGVLLGLNELIRKWM, via the coding sequence ATGAGAACTCCAAAAATATTATTAGTTTTGATTTTGATTTTCTTCTCTTGTAAAACTGCTAAAGTTGAAACCAAAACTGAAAAATCAAAAGCAGAAATAAATTTATTGGAATTTCCTAAACAAATAGGTTTTGTTAATGATTTTGAAAAATTTTTCTCAGAAGAAGAAAATAAATTCCTAGAGGATTTACTAGTTTATTATGAAAAGAATTCAAATAAAAAGATTGTAATAATTACAATTGGTTCGATTCCTGAAAACACGAGATTTGACAAGTATGCTATAAGAATATCAAACAATTGGAATGTTGGAAAAAACAATAACGGAAACGGATTAACCGTTGTCTTGAGTAAATCTTTGAAAAAAATAAGAATTTCAACATCTGAAAAAGCAAAAGAACTCTATTTATCTGACGAACTTTGTGAAAAAGTAATTTATGAAACAATGATTCCTCAATTTAAAAACGGAAAGCATTATGATGGTGTTTTACTTGGGCTGAATGAATTAATAAGAAAATGGATGTAA